In Lactobacillus xylocopicola, the genomic stretch TTGTCCTCCTGTAATGGGCTCTTAAAATAATTTGTTAAAACTAAATTATGAATTCATTATGCTAACTTGTCAACCTTAAAATAAGTTAAGCGGGCTCACTTCAACGCTGCGATAATCTTGCTAACAAACTTAGGTGGCATCAAGTTGATTTTGCGCAAGCTGCTTAGGTCAACCCATGCTGGTTCATAGACATTATCGCTGCTAGCGCGGTCTTTTTCTTCGCCGCCAATCTTGGGCGCTGTAGTTACATCGACTGCCACCCAGAAAATCAACTATTCTTCGCCGTGGTCCTCTACCTTAGCCAGCTGCTGCAGACTAGTTGGCGCAAGCTTAAGCCCCAACTCCTCTTCGACCTCGCGTACTGCCGCTTGAAGAGGCGTTTCTGCCCCCTTGGCGCCGCCCCCTGGTAGTACCCAGTAGGCTCTTTGGTCTTTAATCCGGTGAATTAGTAGAACGGCCTTCATTTTTGGATTATAAAGTACTACTCGTGCTCGCATCTGCTTGCCTCCTGCTTAGTTAAAAACCACCACTTGTAGGTCGCGTCTTATGCCCTAGTCCTTAATACTAACCAAAGTATACTTTCGCTTACCTTTGCGGACAATGACATATTTGCCATCAAATGCCTTGGACGGGTCAACCTCAAAATCAACTGATTGCTGACACTCACCATTGATATAAATTGCCCCATTCTGAACATCCTCACGTGCCTGCCGCTTAGACGGTTCAACCTTGGTATCAACAAGGAAGTCAATAATATTCTGACTAGTAGTATCCTTTTCAGCCGCTGGTGCATGCTTGAGTCCCTGTTCAATCTGCTTAACGGTCAGGTCTTTAACATTTCCTGAAA encodes the following:
- a CDS encoding NUDIX domain-containing protein, which translates into the protein MRARVVLYNPKMKAVLLIHRIKDQRAYWVLPGGGAKGAETPLQAAVREVEEELGLKLAPTSLQQLAKVEDHGEE